AGATATGCTTTTTCAAAAATGAGCAAGTCTGCCACTTTGGTCGCTTCGTTCGGACCACCGAAAGTCATGACGAGAATAAATCCGCTTTGTTGAGCAGACGCAATAAAGGCAGCAATGAACTGGATGATGATCAGAGCCTTCAAATTGGGAAAAACAACATAAATAACTTTCTGAAAGAAATTTGCTCCATCGATGTCTGCTGCTTCGTAATTTTCATCAGGAATTCCTTTCAAAGCAGCCAGATAGATGAGACAACCGGGACCGACTCCAGCCCAGATCGTCGGCAGAATAACGCACAACATCGCCAGGTTCTCATCCCGGATCCAGCGGCTCTTTTCCAAACCGAGAGCGAGTAATACCTGGTTCAAACCTCCTGCATCAGACGGATCGTAAAGCAATTTCCAAAGATAAATAACAATAATTCCGCTGATCACAGCCGGCAGATAATAGATGACGCGATAGATGATCTTACCATGCGAAACTTCCTGCAGCAAAATCGCTAAAATGATGGGAGGAAGAAATCCCAGACCAAGAGCGAGACTCATATAATAAAGCGTTTTACCGAGTGCAGACCACCAGATCGGATCAAAGAGAACATCCGCAAAATTCTGCAATCCGATGAATTCCGACTGCCCGACAACCTGATAATCCTGGAAGGCAATTACTGATCCCATGAACATGGGAACATACTTCCACAAAAGGATCGAAGCCAAAGCAGGAACGAGCATCAAATACACAAAA
The genomic region above belongs to Candidatus Cloacimonadota bacterium and contains:
- a CDS encoding sugar ABC transporter permease; its protein translation is PKKVKEAAWNFIWFYDSEEARKIRMKVMIDAGYGRMQNPIYLKRYGYEEYLRYSPPGWIETFEEALKNGHPEPYGHNCQKIYEYMTYPIDDCISLEENGKLGNTQEEKRAKIKEILDQAVERTNEKMIGMISLQERTRRNRIASLVAIFVFLIFFFALYKVWQIFTPKNVYHSKNRQKKKYFFVYLMLVPALASILLWKYVPMFMGSVIAFQDYQVVGQSEFIGLQNFADVLFDPIWWSALGKTLYYMSLALGLGFLPPIILAILLQEVSHGKIIYRVIYYLPAVISGIIVIYLWKLLYDPSDAGGLNQVLLALGLEKSRWIRDENLAMLCVILPTIWAGVGPGCLIYLAALKGIPDENYEAADIDGANFFQKVIYVVFPNLKALIIIQFIAAFIASAQQSGFILVMTFGGPNEATKVADLLIFEKAYLYLKFGIATTMAWMLGMMLMGFTILQLRKLSRMEFKTVDTR